In Pseudomonas sp. ADAK18, a single window of DNA contains:
- a CDS encoding sigma-54-dependent Fis family transcriptional regulator encodes MNTTESLKDYQHVRGLAIQSLFEIIEQSSEGTVIVDGDANIVWMNERYARRFGLKSADEAIGQPCEQVISNSLLRQVVRNDRPILLDIQDTPKGPLVVMRLPIHDDAGKVIGAIGFALFDELRNLSPLIERYLSMQQELASTRSLLRSRQSKYNFAHFIGTSAASLEVKRRARRSASADSPVLLLGETGTGKELLAQAIHGASPRAHKAFVSINSAAIPHDLLEAEFFGTAPGAFTGADRKGRPGKLQIAQGGTLFLDEIGDMPLPLQSKLLRVLQEKEFEPVGSNEMIHSDVRVIAATSMDLQAAIKRGEFRADLYYRLNVLPIQVPPLRERLDDLPALSEAILEELRSQHELDREALALLAQHAWPGNIRELRNVLERAALLSDDLVLNASEIRAAIGTFSPVERGAVVAQVEGETFSAARERFDRQVIGAALSKCEGNVVEAAKHLGLGRSTLYKKMVALGIT; translated from the coding sequence ATGAACACCACCGAAAGCCTCAAGGATTACCAACACGTTCGCGGCCTGGCGATCCAGTCGCTTTTCGAGATCATCGAGCAATCCAGCGAAGGCACGGTGATTGTCGACGGCGACGCCAACATCGTCTGGATGAACGAGCGCTACGCCCGACGCTTTGGCTTGAAAAGCGCTGACGAAGCCATCGGCCAACCCTGCGAACAGGTGATTTCCAACAGCCTGCTGCGCCAGGTGGTGCGCAACGACCGGCCGATCCTGCTGGATATCCAGGACACGCCCAAAGGCCCACTGGTGGTGATGCGCCTGCCGATCCATGACGACGCCGGCAAGGTGATCGGTGCCATCGGCTTCGCCTTGTTCGATGAATTGCGCAACCTGTCGCCGCTGATTGAGCGCTACCTGAGCATGCAACAGGAGTTGGCCTCTACCCGTTCGCTGCTGCGCTCACGCCAGAGCAAGTACAACTTCGCGCACTTTATCGGCACCAGCGCCGCCAGCCTGGAAGTCAAACGCCGCGCCCGGCGCAGCGCGAGTGCCGACTCGCCCGTGTTACTGCTGGGGGAAACCGGTACCGGCAAAGAGTTGCTGGCCCAGGCCATTCACGGTGCCTCGCCACGGGCGCATAAAGCGTTTGTCAGCATCAACAGCGCGGCGATTCCCCATGACCTTCTGGAAGCCGAGTTTTTCGGCACCGCCCCTGGCGCCTTCACCGGCGCCGACCGCAAGGGCCGTCCCGGCAAACTGCAAATCGCCCAGGGTGGCACGCTGTTCCTCGACGAAATCGGCGATATGCCGCTGCCGCTGCAAAGCAAGTTGCTGCGGGTATTGCAGGAGAAAGAGTTCGAGCCGGTGGGTTCCAACGAGATGATCCACAGCGACGTGCGGGTGATTGCCGCAACGTCCATGGACCTGCAAGCGGCGATCAAGCGCGGCGAGTTCCGAGCGGATCTGTATTACCGACTGAATGTGCTGCCGATCCAGGTACCGCCGCTGCGCGAGCGGCTAGATGACTTGCCGGCGTTGAGTGAAGCGATTCTGGAGGAGTTGCGCAGCCAGCATGAACTGGACCGCGAGGCGCTGGCGCTGTTGGCGCAACATGCGTGGCCGGGGAATATCCGCGAGCTGCGCAATGTGTTGGAGCGAGCGGCGTTGTTGAGCGATGACCTGGTGCTCAACGCCAGCGAGATTCGCGCGGCGATTGGTACGTTCAGTCCGGTGGAACGCGGTGCAGTGGTGGCGCAGGTTGAAGGGGAAACCTTCAGTGCGGCGCGGGAGCGGTTTGATCGGCAGGTGATTGGGGCGGCGCTTAGCAAATGCGAAGGTAATGTGGTGGAAGCGGCCAAGCATCTGGGCCTGGGCCGGTCGACCCTTTACAAGAAAATGGTAGCCTTGGGCATCACCTAA
- a CDS encoding GntP family permease, protein MSVIIALAALGLLMLAAYRGYSVILFAPIAALGAVLLTDPSAVAPAFTGVFMEKMVGFIKLYFPVFLLGAVFGKLIEISGFSRSIVAAAIRLLGTRQAMLVIVLVCALLTYGGVSLFVVVFAVYPFAAEMFRQSDIPKRLIPATIALGAFSFTMDALPGTPQIQNIIPSTFFNTTAWAAPWLGLIGTVFVFCTGMLYLARQRNKAQRAGEGYGTELRNEPETAEDIKLPNPWVALSPLLLVGIMNLLFTHWIPQWYGKTHSLSLPGMSAPVTTEIAKLTAIWAVQAALLVGIIMVLVFGFSAIRSKLAEGSKSAVSGALLAAMNTASEYGFGAVIASLPGFLVLADWLKGIPNPLVNEAITVTLLAGITGSASGGMSIALAAMSESFISAAHAANIPLEVLHRVAAMASGGMDTLPHNGAVITLLAVTGLTHREAYKDIFGITIIKTLAVFVVIGTFYATGIV, encoded by the coding sequence ATGAGTGTAATCATTGCCCTCGCCGCCCTCGGGCTGCTGATGCTGGCCGCCTACCGTGGCTACAGCGTCATCCTGTTTGCCCCCATCGCCGCCCTCGGCGCCGTGCTGCTCACCGACCCTTCCGCCGTCGCCCCCGCCTTTACCGGGGTGTTCATGGAAAAAATGGTCGGGTTTATCAAACTGTATTTCCCGGTGTTCCTGCTGGGCGCGGTGTTCGGCAAGTTGATTGAAATCTCCGGTTTCTCGCGCTCCATCGTTGCCGCCGCCATCCGCTTGCTGGGCACTCGTCAGGCAATGCTGGTGATCGTGTTGGTGTGCGCCCTGCTGACCTACGGCGGCGTGTCGCTGTTCGTTGTGGTGTTCGCCGTGTACCCGTTCGCCGCCGAGATGTTCCGCCAGAGCGATATCCCCAAGCGCCTGATCCCAGCCACCATCGCCCTCGGTGCGTTTTCGTTCACCATGGACGCGCTGCCCGGCACCCCACAAATCCAGAACATCATCCCCAGCACCTTCTTCAACACCACGGCCTGGGCCGCTCCATGGCTGGGCTTGATTGGCACGGTCTTCGTGTTCTGCACCGGCATGCTGTACCTGGCCCGCCAGCGCAACAAGGCGCAACGGGCCGGCGAAGGCTACGGCACTGAACTGCGCAACGAGCCGGAAACCGCCGAAGACATCAAGCTGCCTAACCCGTGGGTTGCCCTGTCGCCGCTGCTGCTGGTGGGGATCATGAACCTGCTGTTCACCCACTGGATCCCGCAGTGGTACGGCAAGACCCACAGCCTCAGCCTGCCGGGCATGAGCGCACCGGTGACCACCGAAATCGCCAAGTTAACCGCAATCTGGGCGGTACAGGCTGCGTTACTGGTGGGGATCATCATGGTGCTGGTGTTCGGCTTTTCGGCGATCCGCAGCAAGCTGGCCGAAGGCAGTAAAAGTGCGGTCAGCGGTGCGTTGCTGGCGGCGATGAATACCGCGTCGGAATATGGCTTTGGCGCAGTGATCGCCTCGCTGCCAGGCTTTCTGGTGCTGGCGGACTGGCTCAAGGGCATTCCCAACCCGTTGGTCAACGAAGCCATTACCGTGACCCTGCTGGCCGGCATTACCGGCTCCGCGTCTGGCGGCATGAGCATCGCCCTGGCGGCGATGTCCGAGAGCTTTATTTCAGCGGCCCATGCGGCCAATATCCCCCTTGAAGTGCTGCACCGGGTCGCGGCCATGGCCAGCGGCGGCATGGACACCCTGCCCCATAACGGCGCGGTGATCACGTT